DNA from Synechococcus elongatus PCC 6301:
GAAAAAATCATTGGCCGTGGCTCGGGTTTTGTCGCCGCTGAGATTCCGTTTACTCCTCGCGCCAAGCGAGTCCTGGAACTCTCACTGGAAGAAGCGCGGCAACTGGGCCACAACTACATCGGCACTGAGCACCTCTTGCTTGGACTGATTCGGGAAGGTGAAGGCGTTGCGGCCCGTGTTCTCGAAAACTTGGGCGTTGATCTTTCAAAAGTACGGACCCAAGTCATCCGCATGCTCGGCGAGACGGCTGAAGTCTCAACGGGTGGCGGTCAAGGTCGCACCAAAACGCCAACCTTGGATGAATTTGGCTCCAATCTGACCCAGCAGGCTGCCGACGGCAAGCTGGATCCGGTGGTGGGTCGCCAAAAAGAAATTGAGCGGGTGATCCAAATTCTCGGCCGCCGCACCAAGAATAACCCTGTGCTGATTGGGGAACCGGGCGTCGGTAAAACTGCGATCGCGGAAGGCTTGGCCCAGCGCATTGCCACCGGCGATATTCCCGACATTCTGGAAGACAAGCGCGTTGTCACCCTTGATATTGGTCTGCTGGTTGCGGGCACCAAGTATCGCGGTGAGTTCGAAGAACGCCTCAAGAAAATCATGGACGAGATCCGCTCGGCGGGGGACGTCATCTTGGTGATTGACGAGGTTCACACCCTGATTGGTGCCGGCGCCGCTGAAGGTGCGATTGATGCGGCCAACATCCTCAAGCCAGCTTTGGCACGGGGTGAGCTGCAGTGCATCGGTGCAACCACACTGGATGAATACCGCAAGCACATCGAGCGCGATGCCGCCCTAGAACGCCGCTTCCAGCCGGTGATGGTCGGTGAGCCCAGCGTCGATGACACGATCGAAATCCTGCGCGGTCTGCGTGAGCGCTACGAGCAGCACCACAAGCTAAAAATTGCCGATGAAGCGTTGGAAGCAGCTGCCAAGCTGGCCGATCGCTACATCAGCGATCGCTTCCTACCCGACAAGGCGATCGACTTAATCGACGAAGCGGGTTCGCGGGTTCGCCTGATGAACTCGCAACTGCCTCCGGCTGCTAAAGAGTTGGATAAAGAGCTGCGTCAAGTCCTTAAGGACAAAGATGACGCCGTTCGCTCCCAGGACTTTGATAAGGCTGGGGAACTGCGCGATCGCGAAATGGAAATCAAAACCCAAATTCGCTCGATCGCTCAAAGCAAGAAGGCCGACGGTACCAGCAGCACGGATGATTCACCGATCGTCACCGAAGAGGACATCGCTCACATCGTTGCCTCTTGGACGGGCGTGCCGGTCAACAAGCTGACCGAGTCGGAATCGACCAAGCTGCTGAACATGGAGGAAACCCTCCACAGCCGCTTGATTGGTCAGGACGAAGCCGTGAAAGCGGTGTCGCGGGCCATCCGTCGTGCACGTGTCGGCCTGAAAAATCCCAACCGTCCGATCGCCAGCTTCATCTTTAGTGGTCCCACCGGCGTCGGTAAGACTGAGCTGACCAAAGCCTTGGCGGCCTACTTCTTCGGCAGCGAAGAAGCCATGATCCGGCTTGATATGTCGGAGTACATGGAGCGCCACACGGTCAGCAAGCTGATCGGTTCGCCTCCAGGCTACGTTGGCTACAACGAAGGCGGCCAACTAACCGAGGCCGTGCGTCGTCGTCCCTATACTGTCGTCTTGCTGGACGAGATCGAGAAAGCCCATCCCGATGTCCTCAACCTGCTCTTGCAGTTGCTCGAGGACGGTCGTCTGACTGATGCCAAAGGTCGGACCGTGGACTTCAAAAACACCCTGATCATTCTGACTTCGAACATTGGCTCGAAGGTGATTGAGAAAGGCGGCGGCGGTCTCGGGTTTGAATTCTCTGGTGTCGATGAGGCTGAAAACCAGTACAACCGCATTCGCTCCCTAGTGAATGAGGAACTGAAGCAATACTTCCGTCCTGAGTTTCTGAACCGTCTCGACGAAATCATCGTCTTCTGTCAGCTCAACAAGGAAGAAGTCAAAGAAATCGCCGACATCATGTTGCGCGAAGTCTTCGGTCGGATGCTCGAGAAAGGCATCAGCCTCTCAGTTACCGAGAAGTTCAAAGACCGCTTGGTGGAAGAGGGCTACAACCCCAGCTACGGGGCTCGTCCCCTCCGTCGGGCAATCATGCGCCTGCTCGAAGATTCCTTGGCGGAGGAGTTCCTCTCCGGCAAACTGCGGGAAGGTGACACCGCCGTCGTTGACATTGGTGAAGAGGGCAAGGTTCAAGTTCTTGCGCAAGAGAAGCGTGAGCTACTGCCTCAAGCCGTTGACTAAGTCTGTGAAGTTGATCAGTTGTTGATTCACTAAGGTCTATCCAAAGTTCTGGATAGACCTTTTTTCTGTGCGCAATCAGCGATCGCAAAAAACAACCTCTCCAAGCCGAGAGGTTGTTTGAGCTTCAATTGTTAGCAACACTCAGAGAATTGCTTTAGCGACGAACAACTTCACTGGCGATTTGGACAAAGGGATCAAGGCTTGGCCCCGGCAGACGACGACCCGTATTGATCGTTGGCACGCTGAGGTCAGCAGCAAAGGTGACGTTAGGAATTTCTTTGGCTGGCGTCTCCTCTGCCACAGGTTCGGGGGCAGGAGTAGCAGCGGGTTCAGGCGTCGCTACTCCTGCTGCTGCAGTCGGTGTTTCTACAGCTGCTGCAACCGGAGTAACGGCGGTTTCCACAGCAGCAGTTTCGGTGCTGGCAGCACTTGAATCAATTTCAAGAAAGAATTTTTCTTTTTTGCCGAATAGTTTGTCGAGGACCATAGAACTTTCTGCTCCTGTCAATTGATCACTGCCACGCAGCCTGATTATCGAACCCGCGATCGCGTCGCTTCAAGACTCTTATCAGTTTCGTTAC
Protein-coding regions in this window:
- a CDS encoding ATP-dependent Clp protease ATP-binding subunit: MFERFTEKAIKVIMLAQEEARRLGHNFVGTEQILLGLIGEGTGVAAKVLKSMGVNLKDARIEVEKIIGRGSGFVAAEIPFTPRAKRVLELSLEEARQLGHNYIGTEHLLLGLIREGEGVAARVLENLGVDLSKVRTQVIRMLGETAEVSTGGGQGRTKTPTLDEFGSNLTQQAADGKLDPVVGRQKEIERVIQILGRRTKNNPVLIGEPGVGKTAIAEGLAQRIATGDIPDILEDKRVVTLDIGLLVAGTKYRGEFEERLKKIMDEIRSAGDVILVIDEVHTLIGAGAAEGAIDAANILKPALARGELQCIGATTLDEYRKHIERDAALERRFQPVMVGEPSVDDTIEILRGLRERYEQHHKLKIADEALEAAAKLADRYISDRFLPDKAIDLIDEAGSRVRLMNSQLPPAAKELDKELRQVLKDKDDAVRSQDFDKAGELRDREMEIKTQIRSIAQSKKADGTSSTDDSPIVTEEDIAHIVASWTGVPVNKLTESESTKLLNMEETLHSRLIGQDEAVKAVSRAIRRARVGLKNPNRPIASFIFSGPTGVGKTELTKALAAYFFGSEEAMIRLDMSEYMERHTVSKLIGSPPGYVGYNEGGQLTEAVRRRPYTVVLLDEIEKAHPDVLNLLLQLLEDGRLTDAKGRTVDFKNTLIILTSNIGSKVIEKGGGGLGFEFSGVDEAENQYNRIRSLVNEELKQYFRPEFLNRLDEIIVFCQLNKEEVKEIADIMLREVFGRMLEKGISLSVTEKFKDRLVEEGYNPSYGARPLRRAIMRLLEDSLAEEFLSGKLREGDTAVVDIGEEGKVQVLAQEKRELLPQAVD